In the Pseudomonas sp. ADAK2 genome, one interval contains:
- a CDS encoding LysR family transcriptional regulator, translating to MKARSDELQIFVCVIECGSISAAAEQVGQTPSAVSRTLSRLEAKLDTTLINRTTRRMDLTEEGKYFFEHAKLILDQMDELEERLNSRQQTPSGRLRINAASPFMLHAIVPYIDEFRRLYPDIQLELNSNDLIIDLLEQSTDIAIRIGALADSTLHARSLGCSPLHIVASPAYLEQHGIPVAVAELNDHTLLGFTQNEGLNQWPLRHVHGDRWPINAAINASSGETVRQLALEGQGIACLSDFMTHADIRAGRLKEVLADFNSGYRQPINAVYYRNSQLALRIQCFLDFIQSKLAVYANSDFKG from the coding sequence GTGAAAGCCAGATCCGATGAATTGCAGATCTTCGTCTGCGTGATTGAATGCGGGTCGATTTCCGCTGCGGCCGAGCAGGTCGGGCAAACGCCTTCGGCAGTCAGCCGCACGTTGTCGCGCCTGGAAGCCAAGCTCGACACCACGCTGATCAACCGCACCACCCGGCGCATGGACCTGACCGAGGAGGGCAAGTATTTCTTCGAACACGCCAAGCTGATTCTCGATCAGATGGACGAACTCGAAGAACGCCTCAACTCCCGCCAGCAAACCCCGTCCGGACGCCTGCGCATCAATGCCGCATCACCGTTCATGCTGCACGCCATCGTGCCGTACATCGATGAGTTCCGCCGGCTCTACCCGGACATCCAGCTCGAACTCAACAGCAACGACCTGATCATTGACCTGCTGGAACAAAGCACCGACATCGCCATCCGCATCGGCGCGCTGGCCGACTCGACCTTGCACGCGCGTTCCCTGGGTTGCAGTCCGCTGCACATCGTCGCCAGCCCGGCGTATCTCGAGCAACACGGCATACCCGTTGCCGTTGCCGAACTCAACGACCACACGCTGCTCGGCTTTACCCAGAATGAAGGCCTCAACCAGTGGCCGCTGCGCCATGTGCACGGTGATCGCTGGCCGATCAATGCGGCGATCAACGCCTCCAGCGGCGAGACCGTGCGGCAGCTGGCGCTGGAAGGCCAAGGCATCGCCTGTCTGTCGGATTTCATGACTCATGCGGACATCCGCGCCGGGCGCCTGAAGGAAGTGCTGGCGGATTTCAACAGCGGTTATCGCCAGCCAATCAACGCCGTGTACTACCGCAACTCGCAACTGGCCCTGCGCATCCAGTGCTTCCTGGACTTCATCCAGAGCAAATTGGCGGTGTATGCGAATTCTGATTTCAAAGGCTGA